The Bactrocera dorsalis isolate Fly_Bdor chromosome 3, ASM2337382v1, whole genome shotgun sequence genomic interval TTACAGTATATAAATTAAGAAGAATTGGAGTTATCGGAATAAGATTTTGTACAAAGATTGCCTTTAGGGTAAGCGAAATTCGACCACAACTTTTTATGTTCCCAAATATCAAATAAGCCGACCTCAGTGCCGAACATATAGTGCCTTTGCAGTAGTGTGTACAATGTGTTGTcgaaagtataaaattttaatttaaaaatttaatttaaacttagcccttttttaattgctttttaattgtatttcctgAGTTAGTGATGGAAACATATTTCCTTGAAACTGTTTTTAGTAAATGACTAAGAACAAAATAGTCTTCCGAAAACGACTGTGCCTGTACCTTGGTATgactcaaatattattttatagttatatgaactttaaaataaataaacgttaACAAAATATAACGTAGGCTTAATAAACTTCAAAAGTTTTTTACGAAACAATTCTAAGAACATTTCTAGAGGAATTTGTAGGGTTTAAAGCACTTTTAAGTGTTTGCAGCTCAAATGAAATGACATTAACTGACCACCTCAATTGTCtattgttattatatattttcaacaagcattgatttttttaattatttatttgtttttttttttttttatttatttcgcatcaaacttaatcaaaaatataacaaaaactttTCCGGCGAGATAACAAATAGCGCGTGTGATTATCGCGGCGCTTACAATTGTACTTTCGTCATCGGCAAACCTTTCACGCCCAAACCGGTCACCTTGTAGGTGTCACCAGCTGGTGGTGGCTGATCATTCAGTTTGGAGGTCGTTACGTACAAGATATCCAAATTTGGGCCGCCAAAAGCAACCGAAGTGATTTGTTTGCAGGGCATTTTGATTTCCAATAAAACCTCGCCGGTGCTGTGagtgatttcaaaaatatttgtggtgataaattttatattaatttatagaGTTGTCAAACGAGCAAATAAACTTAGATAAATACTTACCTTGGTTTCACCTTAAACACCGTGGCTCCGGTAAaagtacaaacataaatattgcCATCAGCATCAATTGTCATGCCATCGGGTAAATACGTGCCGGGTGAAAAGATCACCTTTGGGTTACCTATTGTTGCATACAACAAACAATTGTAATAAAAGGAAGGGAGCTATAAAAAAGCATAAGAATCTGATACTTACTTGCCACGCCAGTATCGAAATCATAATCATACGCCTTGACATTGTAGTCAAGTGAATCGATATAGTAGAATTTCTTCGCTTTCTCGTCCCATGTCAAACCATTCGAGATGCCAATGTCAGACTTTATTAACGCTGCAGGTTTACCTTTTTCGAAGCTATACAACTCACCCACACGTTTCGAAAGCGTTATATCAATATGCATGGTACCAGCCACGAGACGACCACGTGGATCGGCTTTGCCATCATTCACACGATTCATAGGAAAGTCTGGTTGCACTTCGCGTACAACACGCACCACCTTGGCTTTTGGTGCTACGCCATCCCAAGCGACGACAACTACACGACGACCCGCGCCTACTACGAATTTACCGCTCTCACCTTCGACTGGTATAATAAAAGAGGCAAATTGTTCACCCTCAAGCACGGCGCTGTAGGTTTTGTTCTCTTTGTAATCATAACGTAGTAATCTGCCAACATCGATATCGACAAAGTAAAGACTTTGTGTTTCAATATCCCAGTGTGGACCTTCACCAATTAAGGTTCCTGCGTTGGGAAGTGCTTCGATTTTATAAGACATCTAAAAGCAAgtaatttagttaaaattatttggaaatttattataatcaataataataattatcggttttttcataatttttttctgtttggtcttagcatatgtatatatcgtcaactaaaatgcaaaacaacgcatcattaaaatttcaaaattgagttttttatacgattttttacgattcactacatcatatttcatatatgtatgtagcataaagTTTTCAGCTGCCGCTATAcgatataaccaatttataaccattttgtaaccattatataaccattttataacgattatataaccattttgtaaCCTTTTTATAACCATTAtgtaaccactttataaccaaaactccatttttttccatgtgagtggtttctattataccATTTCCTTCGCCTGCACACTTACGAAAAGtgattttacattattttgcattttaagtgccGATATAATTTACTAGAATGATTTCTGTTTAAGTAACTGTCAAAGCGCTACATGAGAAAACTCTTGAAAATACACTAGGGGCTAACTTGTGTGCAGAAAAAATTACTGTCTGGCGTACATATAATGTATTATATGAATCGTGTTCTGTTCGAAATGAATATTCGTTTTATTATTACCGAGCTAATGCCAAtaggttaaaaaaataattatatttatttcattataactaaaaataaatattaacaattatatgaatctattttttttttatatatttattaatctaaatattttttatattttttttgtattggaaATATGCCTTATCGGTCAAGCTAGCGTTCGCTTTTTATAAATACAGTGACAAGCTAGCTTAAACGTTCACAGCAAGTGTTAGATTAGCTTCATAATAATCTGATTACCTTATCACATCTTAATTAGTATACTCAAAACAACCCATAATTACTAAACTTTATcttttagaaattgaaaaaagtaattactttaaaaacacTGAAGGTCATAATGGACAAACATCACTTTGATCTCTCCTCAATTCCGCCAAATTGTCAACAGCTGTCACTAAACATGATAATGACTAGATTGGCAACACTTATCTTACTTATCTGCAAGTGGTTTTTCctcatacaaaatattaaaaacgcttATCAATGTTATAATTGTACTAGCGCTATCTCCCACAACAtgctaaaatatataataaatttttaagaccCCCGAGGTTTTTCAACCACCAATAAGTTAGTGTTACTACTATCGAACACTTCATCTTATTAAACTAAGGACCTCTATGTAGCTGCATGACTTGACCATTTTCATGTCCACTTTGCGTGTTGCGATAAGTTTTAGTATGGCTATCCGGctgataaaattgtttaaagtgTACTAAGGCGAAGCaggtatcaataaaaaaaaaaacattaaaaaatcaaaaaaaatcatatttgttaTACTAAATACTCTTGCGCGTAATAAACTTTTGCGAAAACGTtacaataaaatcgaaaaaatttaaaaatgctaATTTCTATGAGCAATTACAACAATTATACAGCTGTTTTGCGAAAGCGCTTTAttagaacaaatgttttttagtTGCGTAAAGAAACACTAAACACTTTTAATTTACAATCACAATTTCGTTTCAAATCTCAGCTACCACTGTTTGTAATCGTAAATTATAGGCacgtactatatacatatactcgtattattatAAGTAGATTTATAATCGATTTTGTTCGTTTCACACATTCGTACCTTGCTTGTGGGAAAATATTCGCAACAACAGACGATTCACCTGCGACTGAACTGCACTCAGTTGACTTTCTATATTTATAGTTAAGTGAGCTGCTCAGTGGCTCTTAAATACCCTACGATAAGTTCTAGCCAGTTATTAGAGATAACAGAAGtgtaaataaacatacatatattagaaaaaaatatttgttttgaggACTAATTAgtattttaatgatttcaatttttcttatcGAAATTGTCCAAAAGGGGTTTCCAACTTATGgctaaaatattcattaatataATCAATCTGTTTATAGTAGTAGAGATAATAGTATTGCCTCAGATCCACATTACAAATGATATTTTAGATGAGATATCATAACAATTTCCGGAATATAAGCAAAGATTCGTTACACTAACCGTCACTTACAcacactaaaatatttaattttgggatttttatgatattttatgAGGTAACAAGTACATATAAGGTAGTAATTAAGGAAATCCCataataagaataaaatgtGATTACActcgttttataaaaatatatatacataatacaagTAGAGGTCCgtttttcaataacttttttggcagatcacacgtgagttgtgtcaagctgtcatgtccttcatgttcagtattgtttggcattacATCTTGggaagacttacgcctgaacaaggTTTACAAGTCGTTCAAttgttctgtaaagaatgtgtttcacgcGTCGCTCAACTCatggtcaatataatcggcttactaagcgtactattcgaaacatcatcacccatcttgagatccaACATTCACTACTGaataatattcaaccgaatagaccacgcccactatgcagtgaagaaaatatagcagccgtagcagcAGTTCGgaatgacgtatggaacgacttgggcGACATCGAAGCCTAAAATTGAAAGCATGCTAAATACAACTTGTTCAACAACCGAATCCGTCGACATTGTTGCgctctataggctcttgaaaagttccaagaagatctgacaTTTTGgacccaaattttgttcagcggtgagaacgcgccatgataaccgactctTTGaggtctgaaattgaagctcgcaATCTCATcgtcatttggtttcaacaagacggcaccacttcccgcatatcgcatcaatcaatggatttattgagagaacacttcggtgagcagataattttacgtttcaCGTCggccgattggccaccaagaacgtgtgatatcacaccgttagactttttcttgtagGGATACATAAGTTATAAAGTCTATgcgacaatcccgcttcgattcaggctttagagcaaaacattacgcatgtctttcgccagttaccagacgaaatgctcgaaggagtcatcgaaaatttgatttaaagGATAGGCCATCTGAGACGcaaccgcggccaacatttgaaagccactcttcaaaaaataaatgccaaagaatggtTTAAcgaatgataaaaaaaacatttcccattaaatttgaagattcTGTGCTTATTCTTGGAAAAGTGGGGAACCTCGAAAGATCACCATTAATGATTCGTTTTGATTTGGTATGGTGTTCAGAGCTTTTTCCATAACAGAGAAGATGTTGAGCTATTCCGTTAACATAAAGCTTCAACAGTTGTTTATTAAATAGGATAATTTGAAAACGTGGTGGGTTGAAATGGATATATTTCTTATCCACGACTATTCCAAGGTTACTGGGGCCATAAGCAGAAAATAAGGTGGATGCGTGGCCTTTAATgcctttcataaaattttgatgTCGTTTTCATTGTTGCTTTGTGACGCGCTGAATCAAACGCTTATTGTctttaactataaaatattaaattctagCGGTAAACTCTCAAAAAACGCCACAACATTTTGAGTCACCctagtatattttattaatcaaatGAATTGTTAAATACTGTTTGATTATTCAAgtttaatttgtaatataaatcATTGCTCTTCAAAACAAATAACATATGTTGTTCTGCGCCACCTGTTAGTACGAAAAGTTTACCCTCTGCTCTCTTTCTCTCTACATCGCTAACCTATACAAATATCATTCGTAATAATTACtagtattatacatatattttgtattatatttactaTTACTAGTATTATACTGCAAAGTACGTTTCTTGCTATCCATTATCTATACCATTAAAAACTTAAGTATCGAaggcaaatattttgctttatgaaactaaaataaatcaGCTGACAAGCTCTGTTAgtgaattattttgtttttgaaggGCTATTTAAATAGCAACAAACCGGAACCTCTCTATAACGATGAGATAATAACAAACCAAGCTCTGGAAGCTCTCTGCCACTCACTCTCACTCTGTCAATCTTTTATTAGTTTGCTCAGCaatataacattttattaaattattgttcgtaaataatatattcgtatttcttttttgttggaaATATAACAGTCCAGATTTGTATAgagatatacaaacatatgtatgtatatatagggtgggtcatctaacgttttaaatttgaattatctatatttcgacattggaaacgtcaaataccattcggaaagtgacagatattcactaaaaagtctaaaatttacgaaatgggtcgctattcactattctacagttaccgaaaaatcatctattcggacgaggctcatttccacctcgatggttacgttaacaagcagaattgtcgcatttggagcacagaaaacccgcacctaatcgtcgagaagccaatgcacccagcacgaatcactttatggtgcggattttggtctggcgGAATCATCGgctcatttttcttcgaaaatgcaGAAGGAACCGCCGTTCGCCGTGGTGAGTGATATCGCGCAATATTAACCgaattttttcttcaagtaaattgaagaggaagacttggacaacatttggttccagcaggacggcgctacactcaatcttttacgccctatcttcgaaatttaaaattttatatggcccaccctatttATATGATATACCGATTAGGTTTGTGTACTCGACTTTATCACAATAACAAATTCAATTTGATTGCTGTCCGCTGGGGCaaagtaatatacataaatgctatTGATAAAGCGATAATGTAGGCGGTACACGTCACACAATACTCAAcaatacttttaaattataGAATACAAGAGGCgaatggaaaaatattaatatttccatatatttgAGTAGATAAGTGCAGAGTGTTGATAAATCACAAAATATCTGACACTTGGAGACAGCTTGACTTTTGAGTTGGCTTTTGCTAAAAATGAGATTTCTTAACAGAAGAAGTACAACGAAAAGTAATTATTCGAAATCTTCAAGttgcaaaaaattgtgaaatatcaAGTAATctcaattttcaatatttccaatTTCATATCAGAGATATCCCGATCAATAAATTCGACTTTTAATATACCTATATGATTATTAAACCATTCTTTCCCCAAAGGTCACTTAAATGACAAACTTTGGTAAATTCATAGAATCAATTATTGGTGCGGGTATCATATCATATTTACCAAGAAATAGGTGCAGCATTTGCGGagcaaataatgaaatattatacaatataataaataaaacaaaagaaataaatatttatttattccaaGTTCAAttcctttttatataaaaaaaaatataaaatgttattgaagtcaatatttataataataaacccTTTAgtaacgaaaataatataagtaaCTAGTTATGAAAAATCTTATCGAAAGTTCTGAGTTACTAAAAGTCTTTGTTGACAGAAAATAGTTTCTATAGatgaaaacaaaacgaaaatataCTAATAAAGCCGTTTTTAGGAAGTTTATCGCTATTTTTAAACAGGTATTTGAAACTTTTTCCTACCATATGAGCTTTTGTTATGCTTAAccttttttaaaagttttcaacatACAAAATGTTATTATTAGTTGTATGATTTAACGAAAACGAATCTCAATTTCAAACGTGATATTTTCTCTGCCGTCAAAGTCCCAAAAGGCTTTTCGAAAGCCTGCATATTTTTGTAAGCTTTACCGGGGTAGTGATATATTTAACCCATAAGTTAGTTATAGGTCTATATTAATTGGTTTTATCTTATATGCTTGTTATCTTATATCAAAATGGCATATCTACTGGGtggtccatttcgaggttccctactattttttttacttcttggaactttttcagagcccatagagcgaaatgatgttgcttgggaaggtcgaacggcttcagttcttgctcgagctgtattttatacgatttcaatttaagatctcgaggTAAAATGTGCCAAATCGCTagatacgtcagtccgagttgctgtaAACGGCACCGAGCCGACTATCAACAGTCTGCGTGTGAACTCTCAGCTATGTCTGCTATGCtctcttcactgcgtgctgcacgtgatctattcggtcgattattatccaataatgaatgctcgGACTCAAGACGGGTGATGATGtagcgaatagtacgctcagtaggcctaTTATGTTGACCAAATTGAACGAAGCGTGCAAAATACATGCTTTCTTTATACAATGAGGATTTGCCTaataaatttgaacaatttgtaaaggttattcaggcgtaagtctttccataatgaaatactaaacaatatttaacaaaaatatcttGAGAGCTTCatacgactcacgcgtgatcggTCACAAAaaggatattgaaaaaattttatcaccCGGTAAATTATAGacaattttacttaaaagttttttattttagttaggACTATTTTGAATACGACAACATTAATGTTGCTGaatctataaataattttctcataaaaaaattccCGTTCCATTTTGAACACATCTTGTACATCATCATCCTATTCTTTAAATTGTTACTTTCCTCATTGGTAATCCTTTAGCACCCAAACCAGTAACCTTAAATGTAAATCCAGCTGGAGCAGGTTGATCGACATACTCCGCGGTAGTAACATATAAAATATCCAAATTTGGTCCACCAAAAGCCACGGAAGTTATCTGCTTGGTGGGTAATTTAATTGCCAGCAAAACTTCTTGAGTGCTGATGTGAGTCAGAATAAATGAAGAGGATggtaaaacaataaaagtgtTAGTGATAATATtaggaaaataatataaaatacgaGACTCATAAAGATCTTAACACCAATAACCATATAgcttataatatatatgaaCTACCATgacatatttattcataaatcggaataaatgttaaagaaaattgaaaatattactgaaaattaacaaaacaatatttggctgttttaaattatgttgacaatcatttcaaaacacTCAATATTGACTGTGTTACCCTATCTTTATGGGTCTCTTAGCTTATTTTACTAACCTGGGATTAATTTTATAAACCGTATGACCGTTAAACGTGGCAACATAAATATTTCCCTCCGTATCAATAGTCATGCCATCGGGCATATGTTCGGCATGCTTGAAAACTACTTTAGGGTTACCTAAAgtataaagtataaaaataaaattaaataaataagaatatgAAATTCGTCACTTTATAACTCACTGGTCACACCCGTATCCAAATCATAATCATACTCGGTAACTTCGTGGTCATATGAGTCGATAAAATAGAATTTATTAGTTCTCTCGTTCCATGTCAAACCATTAGAAATAGTTAATCCAGACCTTACAACTGCCATTGGCTGACCCTTTTCAAGTCGATACAATTCACCAAATGGTTTTTTCACATTATGTTCAAGGTACATGCTACCAACTAAGAGGCGACCACGTGGATCGGCTTTACCATCGTTAAAACGATGTTTACACACTTCGTCGCCTTGTTGCAGGGTATAAGCAATACGTTCCACTTTCGCAACAGGTGCCGCACCATCCCAAGCCACGATAACCACACGACATCCACAACCTACAGCAAACTTGCCAATCTCGCCTTGGACTGGTATAACGAAGGAAGTGTGTTCCTCATTCTCTACCTTAGCGCCGTAGGTTTTATTCTCCTTGTAATCATAGCGTAGCAATTTGCCACCTTTAATATCGACAAAGTAAAGACTTTGTGTTTCAATATCCCAATGCGGTCCTTCACCGAGATATGCATAGGAGTCGGGTAGTTGTTCCACTTTGTGAGACATCTAATTAAGAAAagtattaaattcattattgtGCGATTTAgatatttagtatatttatatttattattatttattaatgaaagcAGATTTTACGATTTTAATTCTTCTCTCTCTTCCAAAGAGATTGCATGCAAAAGCCATAAAAAAGTGATCTGGTTTAAGTAATATAAGAgggtatgtatatttattttactcaaTATGACCGTTTGCTTTTCGCTCTTTATTTGCTTATCTACGGATCTATCTCTGCTATGCGCGCGTATCTAACTTGTATAtgcattataccctgaacaggttatATTAAGCTTGCGCCGAAGTCGATTTAGCGTTGTTCGTTCGTCTGTTTATATGTAGTTCGTATGCGAACTAGCCCCTCAGTTTTTAGGTTATCGATCTGATCTCGTCTTCTGCtcgccaagaagctgctcatttgtcataACGGTTGATATCGGAATAAAGTGGATAACAGTTTCATTAGACGAGATATGCTCATCAAAGTTGGCAAACGTGATGCAATCTTCGAAGAACTTTTTCAGATCGAGtccctatagcatatagctgctacaCAAAATGACCGATCGAAGTCTCTTAAAAAAtcgtttgtatttgtaaatggtattatagcttcggtgcaaccaaagctaacgttttttattgtgtttactttttttacGGTCActcatcaaaaattttttggcatTCACCATTCTctgtcgcaaaaaaaaatatgtaaatataatttggtAGTACTTGAAACCGTTTTTATTAATCGCCTTCCACAATCTAATGTACcggaatattttattagatttcgCTTTCACTTACcttatcaatattattttatagtcTACAAACAAACGACTTAATTGTCGGAAAGCATTGAAGCAACTAATCCAGAGTGAATTAGCTGTGTCTATTTATATGCAGCTATGAGTCTTTTAGTACCCTACTCTCGGTTTGATTGACTTATTTGTTGCCACTTAGATACGGTTCTGCAGAATTATCAActaaatgttttcaataaagATATTATGTTTCTTATTCTAAACATAAACagaacatatttaattttcgatttctgttctgattttttatttaatgattacaataaaaaattgaggCTTTCTTTAAAGCACACTGCGATACAATATTAGACATTTGCTTTGAGGCCAGCCACGGAGCTTGGCAAATCGAATAAACAACTCATTTGAATCAGATATACAGACATATTAAAATAGAGATAGttcaagtatatatttttaaacctgtttttattaaattgtatatCTTGCTAATACaaaatctttttgaaaaaaaaatattctaaatatcTCTGCATTATACAAAATACCATAGATTAAAAgtcaataaatttagaaaattatgtTGAAATTATTAGGAACAGTTCTCTTAGTCGACTcctaataaaacttaaattgctCTTATTCTatgcatctttctctttgagtCATGGTAAAATTCGTTTCGATTAGCTGTTcgaaatttgaatgaaattgcgtatacgagtatatgtatgtatgtataaatgagtaggtatgtaaattaataattatttaaatgatcagtgtgacaAGCTTTCTTAGTGACtcttaataaaacttaaaacgCTTTAATGCATCGTTCTCTCTTCTCCTCGATTCTCTGAGAAAAACTAATGGTGTTGGTATACTCAATGGACCTCTTATTGCTGCGAGTACCATTACCACAAATTCGAATAAACAGTTGCATGATTTACGGAGCAAATTAAAAGGCTTTTTTTGTGAAGCACAACTTTAATTTGTCTGTTTTCTAAGTCTTCAATATAAAACGGACTATTGTTTGAAGTTTTACTTACTCGTATatctatttattaaattaatgtgATTTAAACAGTACGGTGACTATTTCTATAATAAAGGGGTTATACAAGGTGTATTTCACTGTAAACAGCAGGAAACAACCCGTGCACACATCTTTCGTAAGATCAATTCTTccgtcaaaatgcgataaatcgaggTTTTGGAcgttttttgttcaatttcatttctatgaatttcaatgatgatttcggctgatttttgatgatttcACGGAATTGAAacgtgttttgttttttcataaattgaaagttttaacaattttaaaacaaaatttaatgttggttcTTTGTTAAAAGCTCATGTTTGcatcgataacacaaacatactgatacttaaaacgcaataactggacaatcgataaagatagcatattctaacgcaccagtcgacatatagatggcgccatcaGGGAGCGCTGGATTCAAAAATTGGTGGTCGTTGGTGGATAAACCAAAACGTCAACGTAAAAAATTGGTGGTCGTTGGTGGATAAACCAAAACGTCAACGTAAATTTCCCGCGCGTTCAACCGAAAATATTGCGACTGTGGCCGAAAATGTTAGTGAGAATTCATTCACCTCAACTCGCCGTCGATCGCAAGAATTAAACATTCCGAGAACAACTTTGcgacgaattttgaaaaaaagaccTCGCTATGAAGCCGTATAA includes:
- the LOC105230010 gene encoding regucalcin — encoded protein: MSYKIEALPNAGTLIGEGPHWDIETQSLYFVDIDVGRLLRYDYKENKTYSAVLEGEQFASFIIPVEGESGKFVVGAGRRVVVVAWDGVAPKAKVVRVVREVQPDFPMNRVNDGKADPRGRLVAGTMHIDITLSKRVGELYSFEKGKPAALIKSDIGISNGLTWDEKAKKFYYIDSLDYNVKAYDYDFDTGVASNPKVIFSPGTYLPDGMTIDADGNIYVCTFTGATVFKVKPSTGEVLLEIKMPCKQITSVAFGGPNLDILYVTTSKLNDQPPPAGDTYKVTGLGVKGLPMTKVQL
- the LOC105230009 gene encoding regucalcin isoform X1, encoding MSYRVEQVNDSYAFLGEGPHWDTETQNLYFVDIPNSTLLRYDYKENKTYRAKVENEKQTSFIIPVEGEIGKFAVGCGCRVVIVAWDGAAPVAKVERIAYTLQQGDEVCKHRFNDGKADPRGRLLVGSMYLEHNVKKPFGELYRLEKGQPMAVVRSGLTISNGLTWNERTNKFYFIDSYDHEVTEYDYDLDTGVTSNPKVVFKHAEHMPDGMTIDTEGNIYVATFNGHTVYKINPSTQEVLLAIKLPTKQITSVAFGGPNLDILYVTTAEYVDQPAPAGFTFKVTGLGAKGLPMRKVTI
- the LOC105230009 gene encoding regucalcin isoform X3; translation: MSHKVEQLPDSYAYLGEGPHWDIETQSLYFVDIKGGKLLRYDYKENKTYGAKVENEEHTSFVIPVQGEIGKFAVGCGCRVVIVAWDGAAPVAKVERIAYTLQQGDEVCKHRFNDGKADPRGRLLVGSMYLEHNVKKPFGELYRLEKGQPMAVVRSGLTISNGLTWNERTNKFYFIDSYDHEVTEYDYDLDTGVTSNPKVVFKHAEHMPDGMTIDTEGNIYVATFNGHTVYKINPSTQEVLLAIKLPTKQITSVAFGGPNLDILYVTTAEYVDQPAPAGFTFKVTGLGAKGLPMRKVTI